The following coding sequences are from one Oncorhynchus nerka isolate Pitt River linkage group LG6, Oner_Uvic_2.0, whole genome shotgun sequence window:
- the LOC135572055 gene encoding polysialoglycoprotein-like, with amino-acid sequence MIVDYRKRRTEHTPILIDGAAEEQVKRFKFLDRGNGPFNTAATSAAATGLSDTAATSAVATGPSDAATTSAAATGPSDAAATSAAATGPSDAAATSAAATGPSDAATTSAAATGPSDAATTSAAATGPSDAAATSAAATGPSDAATTSGAATGPSDAAATGPSDAATTSAAATGPSDAARTSGAATGPSDAAATGPSDAAATSAAATGLSNTAATLAAATGPSNGATTSAVATGPSDAAATSAAATGPSDAATTSAVATGPSDAATTSAAATGPSDAAAASAAATGPSAAATTSAAATGPSDAATTSAAATGPSDAAATSAAATGPSDAATTSAAATGPSDAAATGPSDAAATGPSDAAATGPSDAKLQSRAATGPSDAATTSGAATGPSDAATSAAATGPSDAAATGPSVAAATGPSDAAAIGPSDAATTSAAATGPSDTAATSAAATGPSV; translated from the exons atgattgtggactacaggaaaaggaggaccgagcatacccccattctcattgacggggctgcagaGGAGCAGGTTAagcgcttcaagttccttg ACCGCGGGAATGGCCCGTTCAACACCGCTGCAACTTCGGCAGCTGCAACTGGCCTGTCCGACACCGCTGCAACTTCGGCAGTAGCAACTGGCCCGTCCGACGCCGCTACAACTTCGGCAGCTGCAACTGGCCCGTCCGACGCCGCTGCAACTTCGGCAGCTGCAACTGGCCCGTCCGACGCCGCTGCAACTTCGGCAGCTGCAACTGGCCCGTCTGACGCCGCTACAACTTCGGCAGCTGCAACTGGCCCGTCCGACGCCGCTACAACTTCGGCAGCTGCAACTGGCCCGTCCGACGCCGCTGCAACTTCGGCAGCTGCAACTGGCCCGTCCGACGCCGCTACAACTTCGGGAGCTGCAACTGGCCCGTCCGACGCTGCTGCAACTGGCCCGTCCGACGCCGCTACAACTTCGGCAGCTGCAACTGGCCCGTCCGACGCCGCTAGAACTTCGGGAGCTGCAACTGGCCCGTCCGACGCCGCTGCAACTGGCCCGTCCGACGCCGCTGCAACTTCGGCAGCTGCAACTGGCCTGTCCAACACCGCTGCAACTTTGGCAGCTGCAACTGGCCCGTCCAACGGCGCCACAACTTCGGCAGTAGCAACTGGTCCGTCCGACGCCGCCGCAACTTCGGCAGCTGCAACTGGCCCGTCCGACGCCGCTACAACTTCGGCAGTAGCAACTGGCCCGTCCGACGCCGCTACAACTTCGGCAGCTGCAACTGGCCCGTCCGACGCCGCTGCAGCTTCGGCAGCTGCAACTGGCCCGTCCGCCGCCGCTACAACTTCGGCAGCTGCAACTGGCCCGTCTGACGCCGCTACAACTTCGGCAGCTGCAACTGGCCCGTCCGACGCCGCTGCAACTTCGGCAGCTGCAACTGGCCCGTCCGACGCCGCTACAACTTCGGCAGCTGCAACTGGCCCGTCCGACGCCGCTGCAACTGGCCCGTCCGACGCCGCTGCAACTGGCCCGTCCGACGCTGCTGCAACTGGCCCGTCCGACGCCAAGCTACAATCTCGGG CTGCAACTGGCCCGTCCGACGCCGCTACAACTTCGGGAGCTGCAACTGGCCCGTCCGACGCCGCAACTTCGGCAGCTGCAACTGGCCCGTCCGACGCTGCTGCAACTGGCCCATCTGTCGCTGCTGCAACTGGCCCGTCCGACGCTGCTGCAATTGGCCCGTCTGACGCCGCTACAACTTCGGCAGCTGCAACGGGTCCGTCCGATACCGCCGCAACTTCGGCAGCTGCAACCGGCCCGTCTGTCTGA
- the impa2 gene encoding inositol monophosphatase 2, with product MATSESDKCWRECMDVAVEVACRAGKVVQEAVKHEKSVSTKSTPTDLVTEADQQVEELIISTLRDKFPSHRFIGEESSAAGEKCILTDNPSWIIDPIDGTCNFVHSFPMVAVSIGFAVKKELEFGVIYHCFDGTLYTARKGHGAFCNGVRIQVSKEKDVSKALILTEIGAKRDPATLNIFSGNIMKLLSAPTHGVRIIGSSTLALCLIATGAAEAYYQYGLHCWDIAAAAVIIREAGGIVIDTSGGPLDLMSRRVVAAGTHEMANYIVQQLQPISYERDDSDPGVQK from the exons gtaGTACAGGAGGCAGTGAAACATGAGAAGAGTGTGAGCACGAAGAGCACTCCAACTGACCTGGTGACTGAGGCAGACCAGCAGGTGGAAGAGCTcatcatctccaccctcagggACAAGTTCCCCTCACATAG GTTCATTGGAGAGGAATCGTCTGCAGCTGGGGAGAAATGCATCCTCACAGACAACCCTTCCTGGATCATAGACCCTATCGATGGGACCTGCAACTTTGTTCACAG CTTCCCCATGGTTGCAGTTAGCATTGGTTTCGCTGTAAAGAAAGAG CTTGAGTTTGGAGTGATCTACCATTGCTTCGATGGAACATTATACACAGCTAGAAAAGGCCATGGGGCATTTTGCAATGGTGTAAGGATCCAAGTATCAAAGGAAAAAG ATGTCTCCAAGGCGCTCATTTTGACCGAGATCGGAGCCAAGCGGGACCCAGCAACACTGAACATTTTCTCAGGGAACATCATGAAGTTACTGAGTGCTCCAACTCATGG GGTGAGGATCATCGGCAGCTCCACCCTGGCCCTGTGTCTGATAGCCACGGGGGCGGCTGAGGCCTACTATCAGTACGGCCTGCACTGCTGGGACATCGCCGCCGCAGCTGTCATCATCCGAGAGGCCGGGGGGATCGTCATAGACACCTCAG GGGGTCCACTTGACCTCATGTCCCGAAGAGTGGTCGCTGCGGGAACCCACGAGATGGCCAATTACATCGTACAGCAACTGCAGCCAATCAGCTACGAGCGGGACGACAGTGACCCCGGTGTgcaaaagtga